In Garra rufa chromosome 15, GarRuf1.0, whole genome shotgun sequence, a single genomic region encodes these proteins:
- the kcnip3a gene encoding Kv channel interacting protein 3a, calsenilin isoform X3, with translation MGIQGMELFAIGVVIILFVAVLKQFGILEPMSLEDSSDSDLELSTVRHQPEGLEQLQAQTKFTKKELQSLYRGFKNECPSGLVDEETFKTIYSQFFPQGDATTYAHFLFNAFDLDRNGSIRFEDFVIGLSVLLRGTVTEKLNWAFNLYDINKDGYITKEEMLLIMKSIYDMMGRYTYPSVRDEAPSEHVEKFFQKMDRNRDGVVTIEEFIETCQKDENIMNSMQLFENVI, from the exons ATGGGTATTCAGGGAATGGAGCTGTTTGCCATCGGAGTGGTCATCATTCTGTTCGTGGCCGTTCTCAAACAGTTCGGCATTCTGGAGCCCATGTCGCTGGAAG ACAGCAGTGACAGTGACCTAGAGCTGTCCACGGTGCGACATCAGCCCGAGGGTCTGGAGCAACTGCAGGCTCAGACCAAATTCACCAAGAAGGAGCTGCAGTCCCTTTATAGGGGCTTCAAAAAT GAGTGCCCAAGTGGTTTGGTTGATGAGGAAACTTTCAAGACCATCTACTCTCAGTTCTTTCCCCAAGGGG ATGCCACCACATACGCCCACTTCCTGTTTAATGCATTTGATCTTGACAGAAATGGCTCGATTCGTTTTGAG GACTTTGTGATTGGTCTGTCTGTGTTGCTGAGAGGAACCGTTACTGAAAAGCTCAACTGGGCTTTTAACCTTTACGACATCAACAAGGATGGATACATCACTAAAGAG gagatGCTGTTAATCATGAAGTCAATCTACGACATGATGGGCAGGTACACCTACCCCAGTGTGCGAGACGAAGCTCCATCTGAACATGTGGAAAAGTTCTTCCAG AAAATGGACAGAAATCGAGATGGTGTGGTCACTATTGAGGAGTTTATTGAGACCTGTCAGAAA GATGAAAACATCATGAACTCCATGCAGCTCTTTGAAAATGTGATATAG